In one window of Primulina tabacum isolate GXHZ01 chromosome 8, ASM2559414v2, whole genome shotgun sequence DNA:
- the LOC142554289 gene encoding caffeic acid 3-O-methyltransferase-like: MEKQGHANYYKHVNHEDDDEAFLDCMVACGSHVLRLVMNASIQLNLFEIIDKFRDGAPVSAFEIASQLSTVNVERAARVLDSMLRVLVTQSFLTCSITDHASTLTELRFGITPKGKFLVADERGVSLAQFHALTVLQESTNWRIDLKAAVLEGINFFENAQPYYKDISSNPDSNKIFNNAMGSMTILSMKKILEVYNGFEGLRTLVNVGGGNGVTLDTIISKYPSICGVNLDLPAVIRTAPIYEGVKHVTGDMFAQVPKGDAILLKLVLHNWGDEQCVKILTNCYKALPRKGKVIVIESILPEIPQTDLYSQEVALLNIIMLSINGKERTKGEYEAMAMDAGFAEFKVVCRAYESYVMELVKF; encoded by the exons ATGGAGAAGCAAGGCCATGCTAATTACTACAAACATGTCAACCatgaagatgatgatgaagcATTTCTTGATTGCATGGTTGCATGTGGATCCCATGTCCTCCGGTTGGTTATGAACGCTTCGATCCAACTCAACCTATTCGAGATCATCGACAAGTTCCGTGATGGGGCACCCGTCTCGGCTTTTGAGATCGCTTCTCAGCTTTCAACTGTTAACGTCGAGAGAGCTGCCCGAGTGCTCGACTCCATGCTTCGGGTGCTGGTCACTCAATCTTTCCTTACTTGTTCGATTACCGATCATGCTTCTACATTAACGGAATTACGCTTCGGGATTACACCAAAAGGAAAGTTCTTGGTTGCAGATGAGAGAGGGGTATCATTGGCACAATTTCATGCCCTAACAGTCCTACAGGAATCAACCAATTGGCG CATTGACTTAAAAGCTGCGGTTCTTGAAGGTATAAATTTCTTTGAAAATGCCCAGCCTTATTACAAAGACATATCATCAAACCCCGACTCCAACAAGATATTCAACAACGCAATGGGAAGTATGACTATTCTATCTATGAAAAAGATTCTTGAAGTATACAACGGATTCGAGGGATTGCGCACATTAGTGAACGTTGGTGGTGGTAATGGCGTGACTCTTGATACGATTATTTCTAAGTACCCTTCAATCTGCGGCGTTAACCTGGATTTACCCGCGGTCATACGAACTGCCCCGATCTATGAAG GAGTGAAACATGTTACCGGAGATATGTTCGCCCAAGTGCCGAAAGGAGATGCAATTTTGTTGAAG TTAGTGCTACACAATTGGGGTGATGAACAATGTGTGAAAATTCTAACCAACTGCTACAAAGCATTGCCGAGGAAAGGAAAGGTGATCGTGATCGAAAGTATTCTTCCTGAAATCCCACAAACTGATCTTTATTCACAAGAAGTCGCTCTCCTGAACATCATCATGTTATCCATTAATGGAAAAGAAAGAACCAAGGGCGAATACGAGGCCATGGCGATGGATGCTGGATTTGCAGAGTTTAAGGTTGTTTGTCGTGCCTATGAATCATATGTTATGGAACTTGTTAAATTCTAA
- the LOC142552941 gene encoding uncharacterized protein LOC142552941 encodes MDGQQSQAKIARTHSSLLRSSPNVESRTRVIPSVNEMSSDGETQDIEEQKPHRNPCSPSVRPGSRSGSGHLAPVLAIFLLSVYILFAFSYRDERPTSENLLLLLIFMAVLLFFASRIKASIRKNFSIYKNLCDDYARRAGIACFGSKSPSKPVQWFIGEPGTGKIEKKQSTKMIIREGVDFYSNGDFYEGEFHKGKCSGSGVYNYFVNGRYEGDWIDGRYDGYGIENWARGSRYKGQYRQGLRHGYGVYKFYTGDSYAGEWCNGQSNGVGEQICADGSSYNGEFKGGVKHGLGCYHFRNGDRYAGEYFGDKMHGFGVYQFANGQLYEGSWHEGGKQGYGMYTFRNGETKCGEWSGGDIKTPLPPSANAVFRAVQVARKTAENAVHLRCVDQQVNNAVTAANKAATAARVAAVKAVQNRIDGKFCEINF; translated from the exons ATGGACGGTCAGCAGAGCCAAGCTAAGATTGCTAGGACACATTCTTCACTCCTCCGGTCGTCTCCCAACGTCGAATCAAGAACCCGTGTTATACCTTCGGTGAACGAGATGTCATCTGATGGAGAAACGCAGGATATTGAAGAGCAAAAGCCACATAGGAATCCGTGTTCTCCATCTGTTCGACCCGGATCGAGATCTGGTTCGGGTCATTTGGCACCTGTTCTGGCCATCTTCTTGCTATCGGTTTATATCCTTTTCGCTTTTtcctacagagatgaaagacCCACGTCGGAGAATTTACTGCTACTCTTGATTTTTATGGCGGTTTTGCTTTTCTTTGCATCCAGGATTAAAGCTTCAATCCGGAAAAACTTCTCTATTTACAAGAATTTGTGTGATGATTATGCAAGGAGAGCTGGGATTGCTTGTTTTGGCTCCAAGAGCCCGTCAAAACCTGTGCAATGGTTCATTGGAGAGCCAGGAACTGGCAAAATTGAGAAGAAACAAAGTACGAAAATGATTATAAGGGAAGGAGTGGATTTTTACAGCAATGGAGATTTCTACGAAGGGGAGTTTCACAAGGGGAAGTGCAGTGGGAGTGGAGTGTACAATTACTTTGTAAATGGGAGATATGAAGGAGATTGGATTGATGGTAGGTATGATGGATATGGTATTGAGAATTGGGCAAGAGGGAGTAGATACAAAGGGCAGTATAGGCAGGGATTGAGGCATGGTTATGGAGTTTACAAGTTTTACACGGGGGATAGTTATGCTGGAGAGTGGTGTAATGGGCAGAGTAATGGGGTTGGAGAGCAGATTTGTGCTGATGGAAGCTCTTACAATGGAGAGTTCAAGGGTGGAGTTAAACATGGCCTTGGCTGTTATCATTTCAG GAATGGAGATAGATACGCTGGGGAGTATTTTGGCGATAAAATGCATGGTTTTGGTGTGTATCAATTTGCCAACGGTCAACTTTACGAGGGGTCATGGCATGAGGGTGGTAAGCAAGGTTATGGCATGTATACTTTCAGAAACGGCGAGACCAAATGCGGCGAATGGAGTGGTGGCGATATTAAGACTCCACTTCCCCCTTCAGCCAATGCAGTCTTTCGAGCAGTTCAG GTTGCTCGAAAAACTGCGGAAAATGCAGTACACCTTCGATGTGTGGATCAACAAGTGAACAATGCGGTGACAGCTGCAAACAAGGCAGCGACAGCAGCAAGAGTTGCTGCTGTCAAAGCAGTTCAGAATAGGATTGACGGTAAATTTTGTGAAATTAATTTCTAA